In Blastococcus saxobsidens DD2, the genomic stretch TGCGTCGCAGGCGGTGAAGAAAGCCACGCCGGAGGAGCGCCCCGCCGTCCTGGAACGGGCCAAGGCGCTGGCCGCCGAGGTGCGGGAGGCCGAGGAGGCGCAGCGCGCCGCCGACGCAGCCCTGCGTGCGGTGCACACCCGCATCCCGAACGTCGTGGCCGACGAGGTGCCGCCCGGCGGTGAGGACGACGCGGTTCCCCTCCGCACCGTCGGCGAGGTGCCCACCTACGACTTCGCGGTGCGCGACCACATCGAGATCGGCGAGACCCTCGGCGCCATCGACATGGAGCGCGGCGCCAAGGTGTCGGGCTCGCGATTCTACTTCCTCACCGGCCCCGGGGCGCTGCTGGAGTTCGCGCTCGCCCAGTTGGCCATCAGCCGCGCCGTCGCCGCCGGGTTCACCCCGGTCATCGCGCCCGCGCTGGTGCGTCCGGAGGCCATGGAGGGCACCGGCTTCCTCGGCGAGCACGACGAGGAGGTCTACCGCATCGAGCGCGACGACCTGTACCTCGTCGGCACCTCCGAGGTCGCCCTGGCCGGCATGCACAGCGGCGAGGTGCTCGAGCTGTCCGCCGGCCCGAAGCGCTACGCCGGCTGGTCGTCCTGCTTCCGCCGCGAGGCCGGCTCCTACGGCAAGGACACCCGCGGCATCATCCGCGTGCACTGGTTCGACAAGGTGGAGATGTTCAGCTTCGCCCGGCCGGAGGACACCGCCGCCGAGCACCTGCGCCTGCTGGCCTGGGAGGAGGAGTTCCTCCAGGCCCTGGAACTGCCCTACCGCGTCGTCGACATCGCCGCCGGCGACCTCGGCACCAGCGCGACCCGCAAGTACGACATCGAGGCCTGGTTCCCCAGCCAGGGCACCTACCGTGAGCTGACCTCGACGTCGGACTGCACCACGTTCCAGGCCCGCCGGCTCAACATCCGCTACCGGGACGACGACGGGAAGACCCAGATCGCGGCCACGCTCAACGGCACGCTCTGCGCCATCGCCCGCACCATCGCCTGCCTGCTCGAGGTGCACCAGCAGGCCGACGGCTCGGTGCACGTGCCGGTGGCCCTGCGGCCGTGGCTGGGGGGCGTCGAGTCGCTGACGCCCGGCATGTCCCTGGCGGCGCCGGTCCCGCCGCTCAGCGCATGAGCCCGACTCCGGGCCCCGGTCCGCTCCTCGTTCGCAGGCCTCGCTGCGATGCTCCCGCGGCTGTCGTCGGGCGGTCCGCATGAGCGCACGTCCGCCGAAGGCGCTGCAGGCATACGGCGTCCTGCCCGGCGCCGACGAGGTCGTCGAGCTCGGCGACCTCGGGACGTGGCGCCCGAAGCTGGTCGCCACCGACCTCGACGGCACCCTGCTCGACGCCACCGGCGAGGTCAGCCCGCGCACCCGGGCGGCGCTGGCGGCCTGCTGGGACGCCGGCATCCCGGTGGTGGGCGTGACCGGCCGCGGCCCCCGGCTGCTGGACAGCGTGCGCGCCGCCCTCGACGGGCGCGGCATCGCCGTGCTCGCGCAGGGCGGTTTCGTCGTCGACCTCGAGCGGGACGAGGTGCTGCGCACCGTCGCCCTCCCGCGCACCCAGGCGGCTGCGGTCATCGAGCGGATCGAGACCGTGACGGGCGAGCTCGTCCTCGCCGTGGAGGACGCCGCCCAGCAGGGCGAGGTGCACGCCCGGCTGCGCGTGCAGCACGGCTTCGACTGGCCCTACCCCGAGGGTGCGGAGCTGCTGTCCCGGGAAGAGGTGCTGCCGGCCGAGGCGGTGCTCAAGGTGTTCCTCCGCTCGCCGGGCATCGGCCAGGACGAGCTGCTGGCCCGCGCGCGCTCCGTCGTCGACCCTGCCGACGCGGAGCTGACGCACGCCGGCCTGGGTTTCATCGAGGTGCTTCCGCCGGGCATCACCAAGGCCAGCGGGCTGGCCATCGCGCTGGAGCGCTACGGCGTCGACCTCGGCGACGTCCTGGTGTTCGGCGACATGCCCAACGACCTGCCGATGCTCACCGCCGTCGCCGACGCGGGCGGCCGGGCCATCGCCGTGGCCAACGCCCACCCGGCCGTGCACGCCGTCGTGCACGGGACGACCAGCGGCCACCGGGCCGACGGCGTCGCCCGCTACCTGGAGGCCGTGCTCGATGTCTGACCGGACGCACGATGTCTGACTGGCGACCGCGGCTGATCGCCAGCGACATGGACGGCACCCTGCTGCGGCGCGACGAGTCGGTGAGCGCCGCGACGGTCGCCGAGCTCGAGCGGTGGCGGGCCGGCGGCGTCCCGCTGGTGCTGGCCACCGGCCGGCCGCCGCGCTGGATGCACGGCGTCCGGGAGGTGCTGCGGTACGGCACCGCGGTGTGCTGCAACGGCGCGGTGCTGCTGGACCTGGAGCCGATGGAGATCCTCGGCGAGGCCCCGCTGGAGCCGGACGCGCTGCAGGCGATCACCGCGGAACTGCGCGTGCAGCAGCCCACGATGTGGTTCGCCGTCGAGTACGGCTGGGAGTTCCGGCACGAGCCGGTGTACCGCCCGCGCTGGGACGTCGACGCGCCCGGGGTCGCCGCGGCCACCCTGGGCGAGATGACCGCGGCCCCGGCGGCGAAGCTGCTGGCCCGCCACGAGTCCTTGACCCGCGACGCGTTCGTGCAGCTGGTCGAGGACGTCGTCGGCGCCCGCGGCACGGTCACGACCTCCTCGACCGACGCGCTGGCCGAGATCTCCGCCCCCGGCGTCACCAAGGCCACCGGGCTGGCGACGGTGGCGGCCCGCCACGGCGTCGGGCCGGAGGACGTCGTGGTCTTCGGCGACATGCCCAACGACATCGCCGCCTTCGAGTGGGTGCGCGACGGCGGCGGCCGCGCCGTGGCGATGGAGCACGCGCACCCCGACCTGCTCGACGTCGCCACCGACGTCACCGTCGGCAACGACGAGGACGGCGTCGCCGCGTTCCTCGGGTCGCTCTAGTCACAGCTGACCCGCACCGAGCCCCGGTCAGCTGAACATCCGTGCGGCAGTGCCGAAATCGCGTCCGAACGTGTCATCGCCTGGCCACGGCCTCGCAGCAGCTCAACGGCGCGGCCGAGGGCATGCGCTCGAACGCGCAGACCGCCGCCGGTCAGGCCGACGAGGTCGTCGCCTCGGCCGGTGCCGTCGCCTCCAGCGTCGACACCGTGGCCACCGGCTCCTCGCAGATGGAGTCGGCGATCCGGGAGATCTCGCAGAACGCCAGCCAGGCCAGCCGGGTGGCCGGCCAGGCCGTCGACGTCGCCGAGGAGACGACGAAGACCGTCGGGAAGCTGGGTGACTCCTCGGCGGAGATCGCCACGGTGATCAAGCTGATCAACGGGATCGCCGAGCAGACCAACCTGCTGGCCCTCAACGCCACGATCGAGGCGGCGCGGGCCGGGGAGGCCGGCAAGGGCTTCGCCGTCGTCGCCTCCGAGGTCAAGGAACTGGCGCAGGAGACCGCCCGGGCGACCGAGGACATCTCCCAGCGGGTGGAGGCCATCCAGGCCGACACCGCCGGCGCGGTGGACGCGATCGGCAGGATCAGCGCGGTCATCGGTGAGATCAACGACTTCCAGGCCACCATCGCGGCGGCCGTGGAGGAGCAGACGGCGACGACCAACGAGATGAACCGCAACGTGGCCGAGGCCGCCAGCGGCTCGCGGGACATCGCCGCCGCGATCACCGGTCTCGCCGCCGGCACGGCGGAGACGAACCAGCGGGTGGAGGACGCCCAGGGGGCGGCCTCCGAGCTGGCCCGGATGAGTGGTGAGCTCCAGGACGCGGTCAGCCGCTTCGTCGTGCGGGGGGTCAGGTCAGGACTGCGCGCCGTTCCGGTCGGTGAACCGCCGGCGAACCCCCTGCTCATCGCATCGGGTGATCGGCTGCTGCGGTCGGTGGCGTCTCCGTCTCCGGCGCGCGCGACGGAGACGTGGAACCGTGGTGGCAGACGGGTCGGCACAGCGTGCCGCGGGACCGTCCCGCGGTCACCGAGTCGGCCGGAAGAGGTGGTCCCGGTGACTGCTCTGCTCGTCGTCCTCGCCGTCGTGGTGGTGCTCGCCGTGGTGCTGGGAGCAGCCGGCGTCCAATCGGTGCAGCAGTACCAGCGCGGCGTCGTCCTGCGCTTCGGCCGGCTGCTGCCGGCGGTCCGCGAGCCGGGACTGCGGTTCATCATCCCGTTCGTCGACCAGATGACCAAGGTGCCCGTGCAGACGCTCGTGCTCGACGTGCCGTCGCAGGGCACCATCACCCGGGACAACGTCACGATCGGCGTCGACGCGGTCGTCTACTTCCGCGTGGTCGACCCGGTCCGCGCGGTCATCAACGTGGAGAACTACATGATCGCCACGTCGCAGGTCTCGCAGACCTCGCTCCGTTCCGTCATCGGGCGTGCCGACCTCGACACGCTGCTGTCGGACCGCGAGGCCATCAACAGCGAGCTCCGGGCGGTCATTGACACCCCCACGGAGGACTGGGGCATCAAGATCGACCGGGTGGAGGTCAAGGACATCTCCCTGCCCGAGGGGATGCGGCGGTCCATGTCCCGCCAGGCCGAGGCCGAGCGGGACCGTCGCGCCCGGGTGATCTCCGCCGACGGCGAGTTCCAGGCCTCGACCAAGCTCGCGCAGGCCGCCGAGGCGATGAGCGCCACTCCCGGCGCGCTGCAGCTGCGGCTGCTCCAGACGGTGGCCGACGTGGCCTCGGAGAAGAACAGCACGCTGGTCATGCCGTTCCCCGTCGAGCTGCTGCGCTTCTTCGAGCAGGCCGCAGGCGGCCGGCCGGAGGCGGAGGCCACGCGGCCGGCGGCGTCCGACGAGGATGCCGAGCAGGCCGCGCTGGCCTCGACCGAGGAGGTGCGCGCGCTGTCGTCGACCGAAGGCGCCGGGAACGGTCAGGCCGACGGCGTCCCGGGCCTCACCACAGGCTCCTCGGCAGGTCGCGGGTGAGCTCCGCGAGCTCGCCGAGGGTGCGGGCGGCGTAGGCCGCCCGCACCCGCTCGTCGAACTCGTCGACAGTGAGCCGGCCCTGGGTCAGTCCGCGCTGAAGCTGCCGCACCGTCTCCTCGCGGTCGTCGTCCGACGCCCGCACCTGGGCATCGCGGGGATCCTCGGGCACCTCCTCCTCCGGCGGCCTCAGAGGTACTGCCCGCCGCCCGGGCGGAAGTCCGGCTGCGCCGGCGCCTGGCCCCCGGGGAGCGCCTTGCGGCGCATCTCCTCCAGCTGGGCCCGGGCCGCCATCTGCTGGGCGAACAGCGCGGTCTGGATGCCGTGGAAGACGCCTTCCAGCCAGCCGACCAGCTGGGCCTGCGCGATCCGCAGCTCGGCGTCCGACGGCGTCTCGCCCTCGCTGAAGGGCAGCGTGATCCGCTCCAGCTCCTCCCGCAGCTCCGGGGCCAGGCCCTGCTCCAGCTCCCGGATCGACGAGGCGTGGATGTCCCGCAGCCGGTTCCGGCTGGCGTCGTCCAGGGGCGCCGCGCGGACCTCCTCCAGGAGCTGCTTGATCATCGTCCCGATGCGCATGACCTTCGCCGGCTGCTCCACGAGCTCGCCGACGTGCATGCCGCCGTCGCCGTCGTCGTCGGGCGACTGGGGCATGGGCATCGTGCCCACCGGGCGCCCGTCGGGACCCACCACGACCACCTGCTGGGGACGTTCGCTGCCGTTCTCCGGTGCCGTCATGCCCTCCATCCTGCCCCGTGCCGGGGACAGCCGGCCGAGCGGCGGGGAGCGCGGGGACGGCGCATGGACGGCGGCGGCCAGGAACTAGGGTGCGGCGCATGTCATCGGGGGCGGCGCGGCTCGACGTCGCCCGGGTGCGCGGGCTGTTCCCGGCCCTC encodes the following:
- a CDS encoding HAD family hydrolase, producing MSDWRPRLIASDMDGTLLRRDESVSAATVAELERWRAGGVPLVLATGRPPRWMHGVREVLRYGTAVCCNGAVLLDLEPMEILGEAPLEPDALQAITAELRVQQPTMWFAVEYGWEFRHEPVYRPRWDVDAPGVAAATLGEMTAAPAAKLLARHESLTRDAFVQLVEDVVGARGTVTTSSTDALAEISAPGVTKATGLATVAARHGVGPEDVVVFGDMPNDIAAFEWVRDGGGRAVAMEHAHPDLLDVATDVTVGNDEDGVAAFLGSL
- a CDS encoding HAD family hydrolase, which codes for MSARPPKALQAYGVLPGADEVVELGDLGTWRPKLVATDLDGTLLDATGEVSPRTRAALAACWDAGIPVVGVTGRGPRLLDSVRAALDGRGIAVLAQGGFVVDLERDEVLRTVALPRTQAAAVIERIETVTGELVLAVEDAAQQGEVHARLRVQHGFDWPYPEGAELLSREEVLPAEAVLKVFLRSPGIGQDELLARARSVVDPADAELTHAGLGFIEVLPPGITKASGLAIALERYGVDLGDVLVFGDMPNDLPMLTAVADAGGRAIAVANAHPAVHAVVHGTTSGHRADGVARYLEAVLDV
- a CDS encoding DUF1707 SHOCT-like domain-containing protein, with amino-acid sequence MPEDPRDAQVRASDDDREETVRQLQRGLTQGRLTVDEFDERVRAAYAARTLGELAELTRDLPRSLW
- a CDS encoding SPFH domain-containing protein, yielding MRSNAQTAAGQADEVVASAGAVASSVDTVATGSSQMESAIREISQNASQASRVAGQAVDVAEETTKTVGKLGDSSAEIATVIKLINGIAEQTNLLALNATIEAARAGEAGKGFAVVASEVKELAQETARATEDISQRVEAIQADTAGAVDAIGRISAVIGEINDFQATIAAAVEEQTATTNEMNRNVAEAASGSRDIAAAITGLAAGTAETNQRVEDAQGAASELARMSGELQDAVSRFVVRGVRSGLRAVPVGEPPANPLLIASGDRLLRSVASPSPARATETWNRGGRRVGTACRGTVPRSPSRPEEVVPVTALLVVLAVVVVLAVVLGAAGVQSVQQYQRGVVLRFGRLLPAVREPGLRFIIPFVDQMTKVPVQTLVLDVPSQGTITRDNVTIGVDAVVYFRVVDPVRAVINVENYMIATSQVSQTSLRSVIGRADLDTLLSDREAINSELRAVIDTPTEDWGIKIDRVEVKDISLPEGMRRSMSRQAEAERDRRARVISADGEFQASTKLAQAAEAMSATPGALQLRLLQTVADVASEKNSTLVMPFPVELLRFFEQAAGGRPEAEATRPAASDEDAEQAALASTEEVRALSSTEGAGNGQADGVPGLTTGSSAGRG
- the serS gene encoding serine--tRNA ligase; protein product: MIDLRLLRDNPDLVRASQRARGADESLVDALLAADVARREAVKRADDLRAEQKSASQAVKKATPEERPAVLERAKALAAEVREAEEAQRAADAALRAVHTRIPNVVADEVPPGGEDDAVPLRTVGEVPTYDFAVRDHIEIGETLGAIDMERGAKVSGSRFYFLTGPGALLEFALAQLAISRAVAAGFTPVIAPALVRPEAMEGTGFLGEHDEEVYRIERDDLYLVGTSEVALAGMHSGEVLELSAGPKRYAGWSSCFRREAGSYGKDTRGIIRVHWFDKVEMFSFARPEDTAAEHLRLLAWEEEFLQALELPYRVVDIAAGDLGTSATRKYDIEAWFPSQGTYRELTSTSDCTTFQARRLNIRYRDDDGKTQIAATLNGTLCAIARTIACLLEVHQQADGSVHVPVALRPWLGGVESLTPGMSLAAPVPPLSA
- a CDS encoding bacterial proteasome activator family protein codes for the protein MTAPENGSERPQQVVVVGPDGRPVGTMPMPQSPDDDGDGGMHVGELVEQPAKVMRIGTMIKQLLEEVRAAPLDDASRNRLRDIHASSIRELEQGLAPELREELERITLPFSEGETPSDAELRIAQAQLVGWLEGVFHGIQTALFAQQMAARAQLEEMRRKALPGGQAPAQPDFRPGGGQYL